In one Lolium rigidum isolate FL_2022 chromosome 3, APGP_CSIRO_Lrig_0.1, whole genome shotgun sequence genomic region, the following are encoded:
- the LOC124697259 gene encoding peroxidase 43-like — MGCSSTTTTSCSVAGALLLLALLGGASGELQVGFYSESCPSAESTVASVVRGFSASDSTILPSLLAFQFHDASVLLIKGGSNKADLDNAKHQGLRGMDVIDSAKAQLEAQCPGVVSCADIVILATRDAVAFTGGPSFDVPTGRRDGKVSNLRDGDALPDVHDSAQVLRSKFAASGLDGKDLALLSSAHTVCTTACFFTQDRLYNFPLPGGGRGSDPSIPAGCYNRDAQ, encoded by the exons ATGGGCTGTAGCAGTACTACCACTACCAGCTGCAGCGTGGCCGGGGCTCTCTTGCTGCTGGCGCTGCTAGGAGGAGCCAGCGGTGAGCTGCAGGTCGGCTTCTACTCAGAGTCGTGCCCCAGCGCCGAGTCCACCGTCGCGTCCGTCGTCCGGGGCttctccgcctccgactccaccaTCCTCCCATCACTCCTCGCCTTCCAGTTCCACGATGCGTCAGTGCTGCTGATCAAGGGCGGGAGCAACAAGGCGGACTTGGACAACGCCAAGCACCAGGGGCTGCGTGGGATGGACGTGATCGACAGCGCCAAGGCGCAGCTCGAGGCGCAGTGCCCAGGCGTcgtctcctgcgccgacatcGTCATCCTCGCCACGCGCGACGCCGTCGCCTTC ACGGGAGGGCCGTCGTTCGACGTGCCGACTGGTCGCCGCGATGGCAAGGTGTCCAACCTGCGCGACGGCGACGCGCTGCCGGACGTGCACGACTCCGCCCAGGTCCTCCGCTCCAAGTTCGCCGCCAGCGGCCTCGACGGTAAGGACCTTGCCCTCCTTAGCT CGGCGCACACGGTGTGCACGACGGCGTGCTTCTTCACGCAGGACCGCCTCTACAACTTCCCGCTGCCGGGCGGCGGGCGCGGCTCGGACCCGTCCATCCCTGCCGGCTGTTataatcgagatgcacaataa